One genomic segment of Theobroma cacao cultivar B97-61/B2 chromosome 6, Criollo_cocoa_genome_V2, whole genome shotgun sequence includes these proteins:
- the LOC108662458 gene encoding serine/threonine-protein kinase mos-like, translating into MDYDVVKGASRNGLTMEWINLQTLGKKYGGKIPECGVKCYARLLVEGIRVIHEKGYVHCDLKPENILVYPFDKYGSINTLKIADFALAKQPGGKADGPAGMLKFPGTAVYMPPESVADAEISASLDI; encoded by the exons ATGGATTATGATGTAGTAAAAGGAGCATCAAGGAATGGTTTAACTATGGAGTGGATCAACCTTCAGACTCTCGGCAAG AAATATGGGGGCAAGATACCGGAATGTGGTGTTAAGTGTTATGCGAGACTGCTGGTTGAAGGGATTCGGGTTATTCATGAGAAAGGCTATGTTCACTGTGATCTGAAGCCAGAAAACATCCTTGTTTATCCTTTTGATAAGTATGGTTCGATTAATACTCTAAAGATTGCTGATTTTGCCCTGGCTAAGCAACCTGGAGGGAAAGCAGATGGGCCAGCTGGGATGCTAAAGTTTCCAGGTACAGCGGTTTACATGCCACCAGAATCTGTTGCCGATGCGGAAATCAGTGCTTCATTAGATATATAG
- the LOC18596577 gene encoding SH3 domain-containing protein 3, with protein sequence MDALRKQASKLREQVAKQQQAVIKQFSGTGYESSDVVVIDEIEMQRHQQLDKLYRSTRSGRDFQKDVIKAAEAFTAIGYKHIETGTKFSEECCQYGTENSENINENILAKAAAIYGDGRKHVEKEQEDLIKLLSQQVLDPLRAMFTGAPLEDARHLAQRYSRMRQEAEALAAEVSRRQARIREVPLPENVAKLHAAEARMQELKANMAVLGKEAAAALAAVEAQQQRLTLQRLVAMAGGEKTYHLRVAAILNEIEAEMVSEKQRKESAPPVIAPENGTEKTMYYLAEVMHPFFAASEKELSLAVGDFVVVRKVSPSGWSEGECKGKAGWFPSAYVEKRQRLPSNDQAGEVY encoded by the exons ATGGATGCTTTGAGGAAGCAAGCCAGCAAGCTCAGAGAACAAGTCGCCAAGCAACAGCAG GCTGTAATAAAGCAATTTAGTGGAACTGGTTATGAGAGCTCAGATGTAGTAGTTATTGATGAGATTGAGATGCAGAGACATCAACAACTGGACAAACTGTACAGGTCCACTCGTTCAGGAAGG GATTTCCAGAAAGATGTTATTAAAGCTGCAGAAGCATTTACAGCTATCGGGTATAAGCATATTGAAACAG GAACCAAGTTCTCTGAAGAATGCTGCCAATATGGAACTGAAAATAGTGAAAACATCAATGAAAACATTCTTGCCAAAGCTGCAGCTATTTATGGTGATGGTCGTAAACATGTAGAGAAGGAGCAAGAAGATTTAATTAAGCTGTTATCCCAACAG GTCTTGGATCCCTTGAGAGCAATGTTCACTGGTGCTCCTTTGGAAGATGCTCGTCATCTTGCTCAACGCTATAGTCGAATGAGACAGGAAGCAGAGGCGCTG GCGGCAGAGGTTTCCAGAAGACAAGCACGAATAAGAGAAGTTCCTCTTCCTGAAAATGTTGCAAAGTTGCATGCAGCTGAAGCAAGGATGCAGGAACTTAAAGCAAATATGGCAGTTCTGGGTAAAGAAGCTGCTGCTGCATTGGCTGCTGTTGAAGCACAGCAGCAAAGACTGACTTTACAGAGGCTTGTAGCTATG GCTGGAGGGGAAAAGACTTATCATTTAAGAGTAGCTGCTATTCTTAATGAGATTGAAGCTGAG ATGGTCTCCGAGAAACAGCGTAAAGAATCTGCTCCTCCTGTGATTGCACCAGAGAATGGCACAGAGAAAACCATGTATTACTTGGCTGAA GTAATGCATCCTTTTTTTGCTGCATCCGAGAAGGAGCTGAGCTTGGCAGTAGGTGACTTTGTTGTTGTGCGAAAG GTAAGCCCATCTGGATGGTCAGAAGGAGAATGCAAGGGTAAAGCAGGGTGGTTTCCATCGGCATATGTTGAGAAGCGCCAGCGACTTCCCTCCAATGATCAGGCTGGTGAAGTCTATTGA
- the LOC18596576 gene encoding ABC transporter B family member 9 — protein sequence MKEMADDDKGNKKDKNKKADDQKVPFYKLFTFADRLDIVLIIVGTIAAIANGLTQPIMTLIFGQLINSFGATTPSNVVKEVSKIAVKFLYLGIYACVASLLQVVCWMVTGERQAARIRGLYLKTILRQDIGFFDTETTTGEVIGRMSGDTILIQEAMGEKVGKFIQLVATFIGGFIIAFAKGWQLALVLSACIPLVAFAGGIMAMIMAKMSSRGQLAYAEAGNVVEQTIGAIRTVASFTGEKQAIEKYNSKLQVAYTATTHQGLVSGVGLGTMLVVVFSSYGLAVWYGSKLIADHGYNGGQVINVIIAIMTGGMSLGQTTPSLNAFASGQAAAYKMFETIKRKPTIDAYDTSGITLEDIEGEINLKDVYFRYPARPDVQIFSGFTLHVPSGTTAALVGQSGSGKSTVISLVERFYDPDSGEVLIDGVDLKKMQLRWIRGKIGLVSQEPILFATSIRENIAYGKENATYEEIRTAIELANAAKFIDKLPQGLDTMVGEHGTQLSGGQKQRIAIARAILKNPKILLLDEATSALDAESERVVQEALVKVMSNRTTVVVAHRLTTIRNADIIAVVHQGKLVEKGTHEELIRDPEGAYSQLVRLQEGAKETEDARAKDVEKSDATSEIDKAITRSASTSLSLSLRRSISRNSSSSRHSFTYNFGVPGPINFCETGEGSVEPGLTDEFSVQRRKNVSIRRLASLNKPEVPAILIGCIAAAVHGVIFPLFGLFFSSAIKSFFEPAKQLLKDAREWALWYVGMGVVILVVGPVQNYLFGVAGGKLIQRIRSLTFEKVVHQEISWFDDPANSSGAVGARLSTDASTVRNLVGDTLALIVQNMSTIAAGLIIAFSANWRLALAILAVSPFMLLQGYFQMKFLKGFSGDAKLMYEEASQVANDAVGSIRTVASFCSEQKVMDLYQEKCKGPMKQGVRLGLVSGLGFGFSFLALYCTNAFCFYIGAVLVKHGKATFGEVFKVFFALTISAIGVSQTSALAPDTNKAKDSAASIFEILDRKPEIDSSSTAGTTLPSVTGNIELEHVSFRYPTRPDIQIFRDMCLSIPSGKTVALVGESGSGKSTVISLIERFYDPDSGRVTLDGMDLRKIRLSWLRQQMGLVSQEPILFNETIRTNLAYGKQGNATEEEIMAATKAANAHNFISSLPQGYDTSVGERGVQLSGGQKQRIAIARAILKDPKILLLDEATSALDAESERVVQEALDRVMVNRTTVVVAHRLTTIKGADIIAVVKNGVVAEKGRHEALMKITDGAYASLVALHMSAT from the exons ATGAAAGAGATGGCAGACGATGATAAGGGAAACAAGAAGGACAAGAACAAGAAAGCAGATGATCAGAAGGTGCCTTTTTACAAGCTGTTTACGTTTGCTGATAGATTGGATATCGTTTTGATCATAGTCGGGACGATCGCGGCCATTGCCAATGGGCTGACGCAGCCTATCATGACGCTCATATTTGGACAACTGATCAATTCTTTCGGTGCCACAACTCCATCCAACGTCGTGAAAGAAGTCTCAAAG ATTGCAGTCAAGTTTTTATACTTGGGGATTTATGCCTGCGTTGCTTCGCTTCTAC AGGTAGTATGTTGGATGGTGACTGGGGAAAGACAGGCAGCCCGGATTCGTGGTTTGTACTTGAAAACGATACTGAGGCAGGACATTGGCTTCTTTGACACTGAAACAACGACTGGGGAAGTCATTGGGAGGATGTCAGGGGATACTATTCTTATTCAAGAGGCAATGGGCGAGAAg GTTGGGAAGTTCATACAACTTGTAGCAACTTTTATCGGTGGGTTTATAATTGCTTTTGCAAAAGGATGGCAACTTGCGCTAGTACTATCGGCATGCATCCCTCTTGTTGCATTTGCTGGTGGAATCATGGCAATGATTATGGCAAAAATGTCAAGCAGAGGACAACTTGCTTATGCAGAAGCTGGAAATGTAGTAGAACAAACAATTGGAGCCATTAGAACT GTTGCATCCTTTACCGGGGAGAAACAGGCGATAGAAAAATATAACAGCAAGCTACAGGTCGCCTACACGGCCACCACTCATCAAGGGCTGGTATCAGGCGTAGGACTTGGTACAATGTTGGTTGTTGTCTTTTCCTCTTATGGACTCGCTGTATGGTATGGATCCAAATTGATCGCAGACCACGGGTACAATGGCGGACAAGTCATCAATGTTATAATAGCAATCATGACAGGAGGAAT GTCATTGGGTCAGACAACTCCAAGTTTAAATGCGTTTGCATCAGGGCAAGCTGCAGCATATAAGATGTTCGAGACAATCAAACGGAAACCAACAATTGATGCTTATGACACCAGTGGAATAACATTGGAAGATATCGAGGGTGAAATTAATCTCAAGGATGTGTATTTCAGGTATCCTGCCAGACCAGATGTGCAGATATTTTCTGGTTTCACATTGCATGTTCCAAGTGGCACAACTGCAGCTTTAGTTGGGCAGAGTGGGAGCGGGAAATCAACAGTAATTAGCCTTGTAGAGAGATTCTATGATCCTGATTCTGGTGAAGTGCTCATAGATGGCGTTGATTTGAAAAAGATGCAGCTCAGATGGATAAGAGGAAAAATTGGGCTAGTCAGTCAGGAACCTATTCTGTTTGCAACTAGTATTAGGGAAAACATAGCATATGGAAAGGAAAATGCAACTTATGAAGAGATTAGAACAGCAATTGAGCTTGCTAATGCTGCCAAATTCATTGACAAGTTGCCCCAG GGGCTTGACACCATGGTGGGTGAGCATGGAACTCAACTTTCCGGCGGACAAAAGCAAAGAATTGCAATAGCAAGGGCCATCttaaaaaacccaaaaatccTCCTCCTTGATGAGGCTACAAGCGCCCTGGATGCTGAGTCTGAACGAGTTGTTCAAGAAGCACTGGTAAAAGTGATGTCAAATAGGACAACTGTGGTGGTGGCACATCGGTTGACAACAATCAGGAATGCTGACATAATAGCAGTGGTGCATCAAGGGAAGCTTGTGGAGAAAG GAACGCATGAGGAGTTGATCAGAGATCCAGAAGGGGCTTATTCCCAGTTAGTTCGGCTGCAAGAGGGAGCTAAAGAAACTGAAGATGCTCGAGCCAAGGATGTAGAAAAATCAGATGCAACTTCTGAGATAGATAAGGCGATTACCAGGTCTGCAAGCACAAGCTTGAGCTTGTCTTTGAGAAGGTCTATAAGCAGAAATTCATCAAGTAGCCGACATTCCTTCACGTATAATTTTGGTGTTCCTGGTCCTATTAATTTCTGTGAGACTGGAGAAGGAAGCGTAGAGCCAGGTTTAACAGATGAATTTTCTGTTCAAAGACGCAAAAATGTTTCTATTAGACGGCTGGCCTCTTTGAACAAGCCTGAGGTGCCAGCCATATTGATTGGATGCATTGCTGCAGCTGTACATGGAGTAATTTTTCCATTGTTTGGTCTCTTTTTCTCATCGGCCATTAAATCATTCTTTGAGCCAGCAAAGCAGCTCTTAAAAGATGCCAGGGAGTGGGCACTTTGGTATGTTGGAATGGGTGTGGTTATTCTAGTAGTTGGACCGGTGCagaattatttatttggaGTTGCAGGCGGGAAATTGATTCAAAGAATTCGGTCCTTGACATTTGAGAAGGTAGTCCACCAAGAAATCAGTTGGTTTGATGATCCTGCGAATTCGAG TGGTGCCGTTGGAGCAAGGTTGTCTACTGATGCGTCTACAGTAAGAAATCTTGTTGGTGATACCTTGGCCCTGATTGTACAAAACATGTCTACTATTGCAGCAGGATTAATCATAGCATTCTCAGCTAACTGGAGATTAGCTCTGGCAATCCTAGCAGTATCACCATTTATGTTACTTCAAGGATACTTCCAGATGAAATTTCTGAAAGGGTTCAGTGGTGATGCAAAG TTGATGTATGAAGAAGCAAGCCAAGTAGCTAATGATGCTGTTGGAAGTATCAGAACTGTTGCCTCTTTTTGTTCAGAACAGAAGGTGATGGATTTGTACCAAGAGAAATGCAAAGGCCCCATGAAACAGGGAGTCCGTCTCGGACTTGTGAGCGGTTTGGGATTCGGTTTCTCTTTCTTAGCTCTATATTGCACAAATGCCTTCTGTTTCTACATTGGAGCTGTACTTGTGAAGCATGGGAAAGCAACATTCGGAGAAGTATTCAAG GTTTTCTTTGCATTGACAATCTCAGCCATTGGTGTTTCACAAACCAGTGCCTTGGCTCCTGACACCAATAAAGCCAAGGATTCAGCAGCTTcaatatttgaaattcttgACAGAAAACCGGAAATTGACTCAAGCAGCACTGCTGGCACTACACTACCTAGTGTAACAGGCAATATTGAGTTGGAACATGTCAGCTTTAGATATCCAACACGACCAGATATTCAAATATTCAGAGACATGTGTTTGAGCATACCATCTGGAAAG ACTGTTGCACTTGTTGGAGAGAGTGGGAGTGGGAAGTCAACTGTCATCAGCCTCATAGAAAGATTTTATGATCCTGACTCTGGACGGGTAACATTGGATGGAATGGATCTCCGAAAGATTAGACTAAGCTGGCTGAGGCAACAAATGGGATTAGTGAGTCAGGAGCCAATACTCTTCAACGAGACCATCCGTACCAACTTAGCCTATGGCAAACAAGGAAATGCCACTGAAGAAGAGATCATGGCAGCAACAAAAGCAGCAAATGCACACAATTTTATCAGCTCATTGCCACAGGGATATGACACCTCAGTAGGGGAACGAGGAGTGCAGTTGTCTGGCGGGCAAAAGCAGCGAATAGCCATAGCAAGAGCCATACTAAAGGATCCGAAAATCCTTCTGCTCGACGAGGCAACCAGCGCTCTAGACGCGGAATCAGAGCGTGTGGTGCAGGAGGCATTGGACAGAGTCATGGTGAACAGAACAACCGTAGTTGTTGCTCACCGGCTTACCACCATCAAGGGTGCTGATATCATTGCAGTAGTGAAAAATGGAGTTGTCGCTGAGAAGGGAAGACACGAGGCACTGATGAAGATTACCGACGGGGCTTATGCGTCCTTGGTGGCACTTCACATGTCTGCTACATAA
- the LOC18596579 gene encoding protein SRG1, translating into METQPPKLGASLLVPCVQELAKEHLIEVPSRYLRSTDEDPAPFLSNANSSLLQVPVIDMQKLSSKHLKDSESEKLHHACKEWGFFQLINHGVSAALVENVKLGIQEFFNLPMEEKKKFWQKPDEIEGFGQAFVVSEEQKLDWGDMFYMVTLPTHLRKPHLFPNLPLPLRETLELYSSELKILAMKMLDLMAKALRMDPNDMRTLFEEGFQGMRMNYYPPCPQPDCAIGLNSHSDAGGLTILLQITEVEGLQIRKDGTWIPVKPLPNAFVINIGDIVEIVSNGIYRSIEHRATVNQEKERLSVATFYSPKLDGDLGPAPSLITPETPALFRRIGVVDYIKGFYSHELRGKSYVDVYRVENLKNDSSPIS; encoded by the exons ATGGAAACACAACCACCAAAACTAGGGGCCTCCCTGTTGGTGCCTTGTGTTCAAGAACTGGCTAAGGAGCATCTCATCGAAGTTCCATCAAGATATCTGCGCAGTACTGATGAAGACCCTGCTCCCTTCTTATCCAACGCCAATTCTTCTCTGCTCCAAGTCCCTGTCATAGACATGCAAAAGTTGTCTTCCAAACATCTCAAAGACTCGGAGTCGGAGAAATTGCACCACGCTTGCAAAGAATGGGGCTTCTTCCAG CTGATCAATCATGGGGTGAGCGCTGCGTTGGTGGAAAATGTGAAGTTGGGGATCCAAGAGTTCTTCAATCTTCCAatggaagagaagaaaaagttttGGCAAAAACCAGATGAGATTGAGGGATTTGGGCAGGCTTTTGTTGTGTCTGAGGAGCAGAAGCTCGACTGGGGAGATATGTTCTACATGGTTACCCTTCCAACTCATTTGAGGAAACCTCACCTATTCCCGAATCTTCCTCTCCCACTCAG aGAAACCTTGGAACTTTATTCATCAGAACTGAAAATTCTTGCCATGAAAATGCTGGACCTTATGGCAAAAGCTCTAAGGATGGACCCCAATGATATGAGAACTCTGTTTGAAGAAGGATTTCAAGGGATGAGGATGAACTATTATCCTCCATGTCCGCAGCCAGATTGTGCCATCGGCCTCAACTCTCACTCTGACGCCGGCGGCCTCACCATTCTGCTTCAAATCACTGAGGTGGAAGGTCTCCAAATAAGGAAAGATGGCACATGGATTCCTGTTAAACCCCTTCCAAATGCTTTTGTCATCAACATTGGAGACATTGTGGAG ATTGTTTCCAATGGGATTTACCGTAGCATTGAGCATCGTGCCACTGTTAaccaagagaaagaaaggctTTCTGTTGCCACTTTCTACAGTCCAAAGCTGGATGGAGATCTGGGTCCAGCACCAAGTCTCATCACTCCAGAGACTCCAGCACTGTTCAGGAGAATAGGAGTTGTAGACTACATTAAGGGATTCTATTCCCACGAGCTTCGTGGAAAATCTTATGTCGATGTCTACAGAGTTGAAAATCTGAAAAATGATTCGAGTCCCATCTCTTAA
- the LOC18596580 gene encoding protein SRG1 — MESELTKLGSSIPVPSVQEVAKEALGRVPQQYQRPDQDPPFTSIDTCSPQQVPVIDMLKLLSGDHFMDVELEKLHYACKEWGFFQLINHGVSKSLVDKVKKGIQGLFNLPMEEKKKLWQREGDLEGFGQAFVVSEEQKLDWGDMFFMTALPTHLRKPYLFPNLPLPFRDDIEAYSAELRDLALKILAFQAKALGMDPNDLSIFEEGWQAFRMNYYPPCPQPELAIGLSPHSDAVGITILLQINEMEGLQIRKDGAWVPIKPLPDAFVVNIGDIMELVTNGIYGSIEHRATVNSEKERLSIATFYCPKLDGEMGPAPSLITPETPANFKRIGVADFFKELFKRRLEKKSFLDVLRTQN, encoded by the exons ATGGAATCAGAATTAACAAAGCTAGGCAGCTCCATCCCGGTTCCTTCCGTTCAAGAGGTGGCAAAGGAGGCCCTCGGCCGAGTTCCACAACAATATCAACGTCCTGATCAAGACCCTCCATTCACATCCATTGATACTTGTTCACCACAGCAAGTCCCGGTCATCGACATGCTTAAGTTGCTCTCTGGAGATCATTTCATGGACGTTGAACTAGAAAAGTTGCACTATGCATGTAAAGAATGGGGTTTCTTCCAG TTGATAAATCATGGAGTGAGTAAGTCATTAGTGGATAAAGTGAAAAAGGGGATTCAAGGATTGTTCAACCTCCCGatggaagagaagaagaagctttGGCAGCGTGAAGGGGATCTGGAGGGATTCGGACAGGCCTTTGTTGTGTCTGAGGAACAGAAGCTTGACTGGGGGGACATGTTCTTCATGACTGCACTCCCAACTCATCTCAGGAAGCCTTACCTCTTCCCCAACCTTCCTCTCCCATTCAG AGATGACATCGAAGCTTACTCGGCAGAACTGAGAGATCTTGCGTTGAAAATCCTTGCCTTCCAGGCAAAAGCACTGGGAATGGATCCTAATGATTTAAGTATCTTTGAAGAAGGTTGGCAAGCATTTAGGATGAACTACTACCCCCCATGTCCACAACCAGAGCTTGCCATTGGGTTAAGCCCTCACTCGGATGCTGTTGGCATCACCATTCTGCTTCAAATCAATGAAATGGAAGGCCTTCAGATAAGGAAAGATGGCGCTTGGGTTCCTATCAAACCCTTGCCTGATGCTTTTGTGGTTAATATTGGGGATATCATGGAG CTAGTGACCAATGGAATTTACGGTAGCATTGAGCATCGTGCAACAGTTAACTCAGAGAAAGAGAGGCTCTCGATCGCCACATTTTACTGCCCGAAACTGGATGGAGAGATGGGTCCAGCTCCAAGCCTCATCACTCCAGAAACCCCAgcaaatttcaaaagaatagGTGTTGCAGACTTCTTCAAGGAGCTGTTTAAACGTAGGCTCGAGAAAAAGTCATTCCTTGATGTCTTGAGAACCcaaaactag